From the genome of Spirosomataceae bacterium TFI 002, one region includes:
- a CDS encoding Sugar phosphate isomerase/epimerase: MKRRNFLGQIGALGLTASTISILQACGNNQNTEETATSTPIFNEFGLQLWTIKEDLALDSLATLKAVADAGFNYVESFGGDKGIFWGYEAKEFGKILTDLGLKIKASHCSPEYTTDISTEEEFKKLAADAASIGLKYLINPFPGELKTKDEWMKVAEGLNRQGEICKANGIRTAYHNHHIEFLPCESGELPENILIENTDPSLVDFEMDMYWVIKAGQDPVEWLKKHNSRFKLCHVKDLLPNAKLEEIENNETPEGDFWPLGGSCNLGQGQIDFKKLLPLAKENGMEYFIAEQERFDTMPPIQAIVEDAKYMKSFTV, from the coding sequence ATGAAAAGAAGAAACTTCCTCGGTCAAATAGGAGCACTTGGTTTGACTGCTTCCACCATATCAATCCTACAAGCATGTGGCAATAACCAAAACACCGAAGAAACCGCTACGTCAACTCCAATTTTTAATGAATTCGGACTTCAATTATGGACAATAAAAGAAGACTTGGCATTAGATTCCTTAGCAACACTAAAAGCGGTTGCAGATGCCGGATTCAATTATGTAGAAAGCTTTGGAGGTGATAAAGGAATCTTTTGGGGGTATGAGGCTAAAGAATTTGGAAAAATCCTAACAGATTTAGGATTAAAAATAAAGGCAAGTCACTGTAGCCCAGAATACACCACCGATATAAGCACAGAAGAGGAGTTTAAGAAACTAGCCGCAGATGCCGCATCAATTGGACTCAAATACTTAATCAATCCATTTCCAGGAGAATTGAAAACAAAAGATGAGTGGATGAAAGTAGCAGAAGGTCTAAATCGCCAAGGTGAAATATGTAAAGCAAACGGAATTCGTACGGCTTATCACAACCATCATATTGAATTTCTACCATGTGAATCTGGTGAGCTGCCCGAAAATATTTTAATTGAAAACACCGACCCTTCATTAGTCGATTTCGAAATGGATATGTATTGGGTTATAAAAGCAGGACAAGATCCCGTAGAATGGTTGAAAAAACATAATTCTAGATTTAAGCTTTGTCATGTTAAAGACTTACTCCCAAATGCAAAACTTGAGGAAATTGAGAATAACGAAACTCCAGAAGGCGATTTCTGGCCACTAGGAGGTTCTTGTAACCTTGGACAGGGTCAAATAGACTTTAAAAAACTTCTACCTTTGGCAAAAGAAAACGGAATGGAGTATTTCATTGCTGAGCAAGAGCGTTTTGATACTATGCCACCAATTCAAGCGATAGTAGAAGATGCGAAATACATGAAAAGCTTCACAGTATAA